One Moorella sp. E308F DNA segment encodes these proteins:
- a CDS encoding GatB/YqeY domain-containing protein, whose protein sequence is MKEKLQQDMKEALKNHDKIRLQTIRMVLASIKNAEIEKMHPLSDEEMAAVIQREIKMRKEALEQFARGRREDLVRQAEAEIKVLEDYLPEQLSDSELKAIIQQTISEVGAQSSKEIGKVMAALMPKIRGRADGKKANEMVRQLLA, encoded by the coding sequence GTGAAGGAAAAACTTCAGCAGGACATGAAAGAAGCCTTGAAAAACCATGATAAAATCCGGTTGCAGACTATCCGCATGGTATTGGCCAGTATCAAAAACGCCGAGATCGAAAAAATGCATCCCCTTTCGGACGAAGAGATGGCTGCCGTTATCCAGCGGGAAATAAAAATGAGAAAGGAAGCTTTAGAACAGTTTGCCCGTGGGAGAAGGGAAGACCTGGTCCGGCAGGCTGAAGCGGAGATCAAAGTCCTGGAAGACTACCTGCCCGAGCAGCTGAGCGACAGCGAACTAAAAGCCATCATCCAGCAGACTATCAGCGAAGTAGGGGCGCAGTCGAGCAAGGAAATAGGGAAAGTAATGGCCGCCTTGATGCCTAAAATCCGCGGCCGGGCCGACGGCAAGAAAGCCAACGAAATGGTAAGGCAATTACTGGCTTAA
- a CDS encoding chemotaxis protein CheW, producing the protein MRSEVGGGTEVALELPISLSITKVVLLDCGGLYGIPVGEVKEIVKVEASRLHSLKKSEVVVLRETIYPVVRLSRVLDTKVEEVESDELTLIVLLAGVAIAAPKVLGEQDVVLKNLPSQLYHLKLFTGAAILGNGDIALILDTSVVGRMV; encoded by the coding sequence GTGCGCAGCGAGGTGGGGGGTGGCACAGAGGTAGCCCTGGAACTGCCTATCTCGCTGAGCATAACAAAGGTTGTACTCTTGGATTGCGGCGGTCTGTACGGAATCCCGGTAGGGGAGGTAAAAGAGATCGTAAAGGTAGAAGCCTCCAGGCTTCACTCTTTAAAAAAGAGTGAAGTAGTTGTCTTGAGGGAAACCATATACCCCGTGGTCCGGCTTTCTCGTGTACTTGACACTAAGGTAGAGGAGGTAGAAAGCGATGAACTTACACTAATAGTCCTGCTGGCAGGTGTTGCAATAGCCGCGCCCAAAGTTTTAGGCGAACAAGATGTAGTGTTAAAGAACCTACCGTCCCAGCTTTACCATTTGAAGTTGTTTACTGGTGCGGCAATACTAGGGAACGGGGACATTGCTCTGATTTTAGATACTAGTGTCGTCGGAAGGATGGTGTAA
- a CDS encoding Hpt domain-containing protein, which produces MEIDLLREFLNEAHEQLDMLEQLFLKLEESDNRTIDAIFRIAHTLKGSAACAGLKDVAEFAHKMETLLDSIRKGEVVISESVCNLLLQSGDVLRALIHGVEEGLENYVPPEYSTIVNELERAFARSFISARENDNTCEKLLVRVGLDRSSEMRAARGFVILKRLEDMGRLKFSRPSENELLSGQVVPDAILVVVEGDMEDQDLYECIAGYPDVTDVDVRYMVEVRETDWMRYKEYVSVLESKGKRIVLDFVPGTLKLDGGALRFLSEALRRGWLLHSNDDLTYRVLSRITLKQVG; this is translated from the coding sequence GTGGAGATTGACTTGCTGCGTGAGTTTTTAAACGAAGCTCACGAGCAATTGGACATGTTAGAGCAGCTGTTTTTAAAGTTAGAGGAAAGCGATAATAGGACCATTGATGCGATTTTCAGGATTGCCCATACCCTCAAAGGCTCAGCCGCTTGTGCAGGACTTAAAGATGTAGCAGAGTTCGCCCATAAGATGGAAACTTTACTTGACAGTATTCGGAAAGGTGAAGTGGTGATAAGCGAAAGTGTCTGCAACCTTTTGCTTCAATCCGGAGATGTCTTAAGGGCGCTGATACATGGTGTTGAGGAAGGGCTGGAGAATTATGTTCCTCCGGAATACAGTACGATCGTGAACGAGCTTGAGCGCGCCTTTGCCAGAAGTTTCATTTCTGCGCGGGAGAATGACAATACCTGTGAAAAATTGCTCGTGCGGGTTGGGCTTGACCGGTCTTCAGAAATGCGTGCCGCCAGAGGGTTTGTGATACTGAAACGGCTGGAAGACATGGGCAGATTGAAGTTTTCGCGGCCTTCGGAGAACGAATTGCTCAGCGGGCAGGTAGTTCCCGATGCCATACTAGTAGTTGTAGAGGGCGATATGGAGGATCAAGATCTCTATGAGTGTATAGCTGGATATCCGGACGTAACAGACGTCGATGTTAGGTACATGGTGGAAGTACGGGAAACCGATTGGATGAGATATAAGGAATATGTAAGTGTACTGGAATCAAAGGGGAAACGTATAGTCCTCGACTTCGTACCCGGTACCCTGAAGCTTGATGGCGGTGCTTTGAGGTTTCTTAGCGAAGCCTTGCGACGCGGGTGGCTCCTGCATTCAAACGACGACCTTACTTATAGAGTGCTAAGTCGGATAACGTTAAAGCAAGTGGGTTGA
- the paaI gene encoding hydroxyphenylacetyl-CoA thioesterase PaaI, with product MDFLQAVKERYTSDTFPRSLGIELLELAPGYARVAMTITENMLNFHGIGHGGAIFTLADTALGLASNSHGNPAVAISVTINYLAPARAGTRLVAEAREEHLTRRTGVYRITVNSSQGEAIAVVHGTVYRKDKNRGP from the coding sequence ATGGATTTCTTGCAGGCAGTAAAAGAAAGGTATACCTCCGATACCTTTCCCCGTTCCCTAGGAATTGAGCTCCTGGAACTGGCCCCCGGCTATGCCCGGGTGGCCATGACCATCACGGAAAACATGCTCAATTTTCATGGCATCGGTCACGGAGGCGCCATTTTTACCCTGGCCGATACGGCCTTAGGATTAGCCAGCAACTCCCACGGCAACCCGGCCGTAGCTATTTCGGTAACTATTAATTACCTGGCACCAGCCCGGGCAGGAACACGGCTTGTAGCTGAAGCCCGGGAAGAGCACCTCACCAGGCGGACGGGCGTTTACCGGATTACTGTAAACAGCAGCCAGGGCGAAGCCATCGCCGTGGTACATGGTACCGTTTACCGGAAGGATAAAAACCGGGGTCCTTAA
- a CDS encoding glycerate kinase: MKRIVIAPDSFKESLDAPAVAAAIAEGIKRVFPEAETVTVPMADGGEGLTTTLVAATGGRIITTTVTGPLGEPVRAAWGILGDGTTAVVEMAQASGLPLVPREKRNPLFTTTYGTGELIRQALDAGCRRLIVGIGGSATNDGGAGMAQALGVKLLDARGQDIGPGAAGLEELERIEIQGLDPRVKEAEILVACDVDNPLCGPRGASAVYGPQKGATPEMVPRLDAALARLADTIERDLGKDVRELPGAGAAGGLGAGLVAFLGAGLRRGIELVIETVDLDGILARGADLVITGEGEINHQTAFGKVPAGVARVAGKYGIPVVALVGSIGEGAGTVYDHGIKGFMSIVPRPVPLAYCLENAATLLADAAERLVRLLTVMNK; encoded by the coding sequence ATGAAGCGTATTGTCATTGCTCCGGATTCCTTTAAAGAAAGCCTGGACGCGCCCGCAGTTGCGGCGGCTATAGCTGAAGGTATCAAACGGGTTTTCCCGGAGGCAGAAACCGTCACCGTGCCCATGGCCGACGGCGGTGAAGGTTTAACAACTACCCTGGTAGCCGCAACCGGCGGCCGGATAATCACCACCACCGTCACCGGTCCCCTGGGGGAACCGGTTCGGGCCGCCTGGGGTATCCTGGGGGATGGTACCACCGCCGTGGTGGAAATGGCCCAGGCGTCGGGCCTGCCCCTGGTACCCCGGGAAAAGCGTAACCCCCTGTTTACCACCACTTACGGTACCGGTGAGCTCATCCGCCAGGCCCTGGACGCCGGCTGCCGGCGGTTAATTGTGGGCATCGGCGGCAGTGCCACCAATGACGGCGGCGCCGGTATGGCCCAGGCCCTGGGGGTGAAACTTCTCGATGCCAGGGGACAGGATATCGGGCCGGGCGCTGCCGGGCTGGAGGAACTGGAACGCATTGAAATCCAGGGTCTGGACCCGCGGGTAAAGGAAGCGGAAATCCTGGTAGCCTGCGACGTGGACAACCCCTTATGCGGCCCCCGGGGAGCATCGGCGGTCTACGGTCCCCAGAAGGGCGCCACGCCGGAAATGGTCCCCCGCCTGGATGCCGCCCTGGCCAGGCTGGCGGACACAATTGAGCGAGACCTGGGGAAAGACGTCCGGGAACTGCCCGGAGCCGGTGCCGCCGGCGGCCTGGGAGCCGGCCTGGTAGCCTTCCTGGGCGCCGGCTTGCGGCGTGGTATTGAACTGGTTATAGAAACCGTAGATCTCGACGGCATCCTGGCCAGGGGCGCCGACCTGGTCATCACCGGCGAAGGAGAAATCAACCACCAGACGGCCTTTGGTAAAGTTCCCGCCGGCGTTGCCCGGGTGGCCGGGAAATACGGCATCCCGGTGGTCGCCCTGGTAGGTTCTATCGGCGAAGGTGCCGGCACCGTCTATGACCACGGCATTAAGGGCTTTATGAGCATCGTCCCCCGGCCGGTACCTTTAGCATACTGCCTGGAAAACGCCGCCACCCTCCTGGCCGATGCTGCCGAACGGCTGGTGCGGCTGCTTACAGTGATGAATAAATAA